The sequence CACCGACTGCAGCGCCTGTTCGAAGTCGAGCAGGAATCTGCGGTGCCAGGGCAGGAACGACGGGGAGCGGTGTCCGGTCCGCTCGCCGGTGTCGGTGTCCGACATGATGAACTCGTTGTGCGTGCGGACGAAGTCGTCGTAGCGTCCGCTGCGCTTGAGTTCGAGGACGGCGTCGACGAACCGCTTCTTCTCGTCGACGGTCAAGGTGGCCTGGTTCTTGCGTACGGTCATGATGCGCGTTGCTCCGAAAGTCCTTGCGGGGGCGGTCAGTTGGCGGGGAAGGGCAGCAGCGGGGCGCCCTGCAGCTCGTCCACCGCGGCCCGGGCCGCGGCGCGCGGGGTGGCCACCGGGGCGTAGTGGCTGACGACGCTGATCCAGGTGCCGTCGGCGTTCCGCATCACGTGCAGCTGGACACCGTCGACCAACACCTCGAATCCGCCGCCGTGTTCGTGGTGGTGGCCCCCGCCGCTCATCGGACGGCCCTGTATCCGGCGGCCCTTGTAGACCTCGTCGAAGTGCCCCGGGGGCTGCGGCATCGGCATGGGGTGCTCGTGGTCCGCGGCCGTGGCGGCGGGCGCGACGACGGTGGCGGCGGTGGCCGTCGCGGCCAGGGCTGCCGCCGCGGTGAGCGCGCGGCGACGGCTGATGTCGGGCATGCGGGTCCTCCTGGAGGGGTGCCTACGGTGGTGTCGACGCATGCCTATCGAGGGCCCCGGGAGCGGGAGAAATCCCCCGGAGCCGGTTGGCCGTGATCCGGACAATTAACCACATGTCGTACAGGATTGAACGAAGTTGATCTTGCTGTGGCGAACGGTCGATCCACTCCGGAACGAGGAATTCCTTGCCCCGCCGGCCGCCTTTCCGGTGATCCTTCTCGGGTTCCGTCTGTCCGAGTGGTGCTGCTCACCACGCCAGACTGACGCGATAGCGAGGCCCGGCCACCCTGCTACCCTGCGGTCCCGTCCGAACACGTTCAGTGACTGACAGGGGTGTGTGCGTGAAGGTCGTCTGCGCCGGCGGCGGGCCCGCGGGCCTGTATCTCGCCATCCTGCTCAAGCGGCAGGACCCGTCCCACGACATCACCGTCCATGAGCGCAACCCGGAGGGCTCGACATACGGCTGGGGTGTGACGTACTGGCGCGGCCTGCTCGACCGGCTCCAGGAACACGACCCCGACTCGGCGTGGGCGATCGAGGACGCGTCCGTCCGCTGGAGCGACGGTGTCGCCCACGTCCGCGATCTGACGACCCGTCACCGCGGTGACGAGGGCTTCGGCATCGGCCGGCACCGGCTGCTCGAGCTGCTCGCCGAGCGGGCCCGCGCGCTCGGTGTGCGGCTGGAGTTCGAGAGCGAGCTGACCGAGCCGCCCGCGGGCGCCGATCTCGTCGTCGCGGCCGACGGAGTGCACAGCACCCTGCGCACCCGGCATGCCGAGGCCTTCGGCACCGAGATCGCCGCGGGCCGCAACCACTACATCTGGCTCGGCACCACCCGGGTCTTCGACGCCTTCACCTTCGCCTTCACCGAGACCCCGCACGGCTGGATCTGGGCCTACGGCTACGGCTACAGCGGCGAGCACAGCACCTGCGTCGTGGAGTGTTCCCCGGGGACCTTCACCGGCCTCGGCCTGGACCGGGCGGACGAGGCGGAGGGACTCGTGCTGCTCGAAAAGCTCTTCGCGGACGTCCTCGACGGCCACCGGCTCATCGCCCGGCCCGGCGCCGGCTGGCTGAACTTCCGCACCCTCACCAACCGCAGCTGGCGGCACGGCAACGTGGTGCTGCTCGGCGACGCGGCCCACACCACCCACTACTCCATCGGCGCCGGCACCTCCCTCGCCCTGGAGGACGCCATGTGCCTCGCCGGTGCCCTGCGCACCCACGCCGACCTGCCCGAGGCGCTCGCCGCCTACGAGCGCCGCCGCACGTCCGAGCTGCTGTCCGCGCAGAGCGCCGCCCGCTACAGCGCCCGCTGGTACGAGAACCTGCCCCGCTACATCGACCTGCCCCCGCACCGGATGTTCGCCCTGCTCGGCCAGCGCCACTCCCCGCTGCTGCCGTACGTCCCGCCGCAGCTGTACTACGGCCTCGACAAGGCGGCCGGGCAGCTGGAGGTGCTGCGCCGCCTCAAGCGGTGGCTCGGCCCGCGGGCGGCGCGCGCCCTGCATGCCCGGTCCACGGCCCGCCGCTGAGCGCTCCGCCGGACCTGCCACGCGCCCCCTCGAAGCGCTGCCCCCACCCATCCCCCCGCACAAGGAGTCCCGTCCATGGCCGTGCCCGTCACGTTCGACCAGACCTCCTCCGGCTACAGCGTGCAACGCGCCTACTGGCTGGCCTGCGCGGCCGACCTGGCCTACAAGGACCGTTCCGTCATCGAGGACCAGGCCGCCGGGTGGGGCTTCGGCCAGGTGCGGCACCACGAGACACGGTTCACCCCGCCGTTCCCGCTGCAGGACACCCAGGCCTACACCATGGCCGGTGACCGGATGATCGTGACGGCGTTCCGCGGCACCGAACCCACCAGGATCAAGGACTGGCTCACCGACGCCACGACCCCACCCGTCGCCGGCCCCGGCGGCAGCGGACACGTCCACCACGGCTTCGCCGAAGCCCTGCGCTCGGTGTACGAGGACGTCGCCGCCGCACTCGAGGGCCTGCGCACGAACGGACAGACGCTGTACTTCACCGGGCACAGCCTGGGCGGCGCCCTCGCCATGCTCGCCGGTGCCCGGATGTACCTGGAGCACCCGCACCTCGCGGCGGACGGAATCTACACCTTCGGCCAGCCGCGCACCTGCGACGCGGCCCTCGCCGAGGCGTTCCACCAGGGGCTCGGCGGCCGTACGTACCGCTTCGTCAACAACAACGACATCGTGCCCCAGTTGCCGCCCGAGCCCGTCTTCACCCATGTCCGGGCGCTGCGCTACATCGACTCCAAGGGCAAGCTGCACGACAGCATGCCGATGTTCTCCGCGCTCACCGACCGGGCCATGGGGCTGACCGCCGACGTCTTCGCGCCCGCCTCCGACGGAATCCGCGACCACTTCATGCACAACTACCTGACAGCCTTGGAGAGGAATCTGGGCTGACCGGAGCGGGGCCGGAATGCGGGTAAAAGCCTACGGAGAAACGGCCTTCACTCGATAGGGTGAATTGTTATTCACCGTGTCCTCACCCTGTCCCCGGGAGTGCAGATGGACCAGCCCGCCCCGATATCCCAGCCGCCCGGCAGCCCGGCCCCGGCACCCGCACTGCGGGACCGGCTCACCATCCCGGTGCTGGCGTCGGGCGGCATCCTCATGGCGGTCATGCAGACCGTCGTCGTTCCCCTGCTGCCGGACCTGCCCCGGCTCACCGGCGCCTCCGCCGCGGCCGTCTCCTGGACGGTCACCGCGACCCTGCTCTCCGGCGCCGTGCTCACCCCGGTGCTCGGCCGGGCCGGCGACATGTACGGCAAGAAGCGGGTCCTCACGGCCGCGCTCGCGCTGATGACCGTCGGCTCGGTGATGTGCGCCCTGACCTCGGACATCGGCGTGCTCATCGCCGCCCGCGCACTCCAGGGCGCCGCCGCCTGCGTCGTCCCGCTGTCGATCAGCATCCTGCGCGACGAACTCCCGCCGGAGCGCCGGGGTTCGGCGGTGGCGCTGATGAGTTCCACGGTCGGCACCGGCGCCGCGCTCGGGCTGCCGCTCGCCGCGCTCGTCGTCCAGTACGCCGACTGGCACACGATGTTCTGGCTCACCAGCGCCCTCGGCGCGGTGGGCGTCGTGGCCACCTGGTGGGCGGTGAAGGAGTCGCCGCTGCGCGAACCCGGCCGGTTCGACGTGGTCGGCGCGCTGGGGCTCGCCGCCGGGCTGGTGTGCCTGCTGCTGGGCGTCTCCCAGGGCGGCACCTGGGGCTGGGGCAGCGCACGGATCACCGGGCTGTTCCTCGCGGCGGCCGTCGTACTCGCCCTGTGGTGGTGGCAGCAACTGCGCACCGAACGGCCGCTGGTGGACCTGAAGCTGGTGAGCCGGCCACGGGTGGGCCTGTCGCATGTGGCCGCCCTGCTGACCGGGTTCGCCTTCTACGCCAACTCCCTGGTCACCGCACAGCTGGTACAGGCGCCCAAGGCCACCGACTACGGCCTCGGCCTGTCGATCGTCGCCACCGGCCTGTGCCTGCTGCCCGGCGGCGTGACCATGCTGCTGCTCTCACCGCTGTCGGCCCGGATCTCCGCCGCGCGCGGCCCGCGGATCACGCTCGCCCTGGGCGCCGCCGTCATCGCCTGCGGCTACACCGTGCGCATCGCCGACAGCCGCGACCTGTGGATGATCATCGTCGGCGCCACGGTGGTGTCGACCGGCACGACCCTTGCCTACTCCGCGCTGCCGACGCTGATCCTGCGCGCGGTCCCGGCGGGCCAGACCGCCTCTGCCAACGGTGTCAACGTCCTCATGCGCACCATCGGCCAGGCCGTCTCCAGCGCCGCCGTCGCCGCCGTCCTGGTGCGCCACAGCAGCCCGGTCGGCGGCGTCCCCGTCCCGACCCTGCACGGCTATCTGCTCGCGTTCGCGATGGCGGGCGCCGTCGCCCTCGCCGCCTGCGCGGCCGCCCTGACGATCCCCGGCGACGGCCCCACGCAGGGCACCCGCCGGGCCCCGGGCGCCGCCCGCGGTGCGCGCGACGAGGCGCTGGAGGGAGCATGAGCACCGTGAACACCCCGACCAGGCCGGACAGTCACGCCCCGGGCCGCCGTGACGCCGAGGTCACCAAGGCCGCCATCCTCAAGGCCGCCCGCCATCTCCTGGCCCGGCAGGCCCACGCCGACATCACCCTGAAGGCGGTCGCCGAACGGGCCGGTGTCAGCCCGCCGTTGATCCTGAAGTACTTCGGCAACAAGGACGCCCTGTTCGCCCGCGTCATGTCCTTCGACACGGACGCCGACGCCCTGCTGGACGCGCCGCTGCCCGGCCTCGGCCGGCACATGGCCCGGCACGTCCTGGCCAGCCAGCGCGACCGCGGCGCCGACCCGCTGCTGCGCATCGCCTTCGCCCCGCTGCACGCGGACCACGGCGAGATCCTGCGCGCCAACTTCCGCGCCCAGGTGACCGAACGCCTCGCCGCCCGGCTCACCGGCCCCGACCCGGGCCTGCGCGCCGAACTCGCCGTCGCCGCTCTCGTCGGCCTCGGCGTGATGTACGGCATCGCCCGCGGACCGCACCTGCGCCGGTCCGACGTCGACGCCGTCGCCGACCGCTACGGGCCGCTCGTACAGGCCCAGTTGACCCCGGCCGGCTGATCAGGGCTCCTCGTCCGGCCCGGGCCGGCTCGACACCGGGCGGCGCGACGACCAGGACGCGCGGCTCGTCGTACAGGACCGTCACCCGCGTGCCCTGGGCCGGGCAGGGCAGCCGGGCCACGAACGCGTCCTCGCGGTGGTCGGCAAGCGCGTCGATGTCAGCGCAGGAGGCGGTCCAGGAAGCCGTTCCCGAAGACCCGGTGCGGGTCGAGGCGGTCGAGGGTGGTGACCGCCCGCGTCCACACCTGACGGCCGAAGGTGCCGGGCACGGCCGTGCCGAGCACCTCGGGGTCGGCCCAGGCCGAATCGTCCGTGTACGCCCAGCCCTTGGACCACTCCGCGCGGGCGAGGGCGTACCGGCCGTCGTAGCGGCCGAGCAGGAACCGCTCCAGCTCGCGCAGGAACTCCTCGGCGTACGGTGTGCCGGGCAGGGTGAGGACGTCCAGCCACACCGCGGTGTCCCAGTCGGGATGCTCAGCGCTCGGCCGCACCGCCGACAGCAGCGGGGCCTCGGCACCGGGCACGCCGGCGTCGGCCGGATCGTCCAGGCCGGTCATCCGGATCTCCACCGACCCGTTGACCGGGAAGCGGCCCCGCGCGGCGTACGCGTCGAGCAACTCCCGGTAAAAGCTGGTGAATTCGTGCACCACCCGTTGCACCGCGGCCCGCGAGGTGAGCACCGCGTACCCGTTCGCCGTCACCCGCAGCGTGGTCGGCCGCAGATACAGCAGCGTGTTCTTCGACGGTCCCCACAGGTCGGCCGAGTCCGTTGCCGCCAGTCCCAGCCTGGCCACCGTGAGCTGCGCGTTGCCCACCTCCGGCGCCAGATACCAGCCCGCGCCCGCCACCAGCCTGCCCACCAGGTCGGCCACGAGCGTCGGCACGCTGTCGGAGAAGGGGTAGTTGTACGGCGAGGTGACGTGCCGTGAACCGGGCGGCCGCTGCGGCGCGACACTCCACTCCTTCAGCCACGGGAACTCGGTGAAGGCGAACCAGATCGCCTCGAGGCGGCCCGAGCGGCGCAGAAAGCTCTCCAGGGTGCGCCCGCCCGAGCCGGGCGCCGCGAACAGCTCCCGGGCCGGAACGTCGGTGCGGCTGACACAGCGCAGGTTGCAATCCGGGCCGACCCGCAGCACCACCTCGGTGACGAAGGCCCGCCCGAGGTGGGTCAGCAGCGCGGCACAGTCCGCCTCCGCACGGCGGAACGTGCGCAGGACGTACGCCCCGCTGTCCGCGTCCCACACCACCGCCGTCAGCTCCAGCACGCGATTGCTGAGCGAGCCGAACGCCGTTCCGGGCGGCGGGCGTTCCCCCTCGGCCGGTACGGCGGTGCCGTGCGCGTCGATCGCCAGGGCGCCGCCCAGCGTCAGGTCCCCGGGCGCGGGCGTGGCGGTCAGGCCCAGCCCGTGTCCCTCCAGGAAGGTGAGCAGGGCCTCCAGGGTCACCCCGGTGCCGGCGCGCACCGCCGAGCCGGACTCCAGGGCCAGACCGGTCAGACCGCCCGCGGTGTCGACCAGCAGGGTCCGGGTGTCCGCCGTCGTCCCCTCGGTGATCGTCAGCGGTGACCAGCCGTGGGAGCGGCCCCGCGGGCGGACCCGCCATCCGCTGCGCCGGGCCCAGTTCACCACGGCGAGCACCTGCTCCGGACCGCTCGGCGCACAGGCCCACATGCCCTCGGCGGTGATCTCGCCCGCCCAGTTGCGGTACACCGAGCGGTAGGGCGTCACCTCGGCTGGAAACCCGGGGAGTCCGGCCGCGGCCACCGCCGGGCCGGCTGCCGGCAGGACGGGTACGGCGGCCAGCGCGGCGGCGGTGCGCAGCACGCCGCGACGGCTGACGTTGTCCGAACTGTCATAACTGTCATACATGGAACAGGAGTTGTCTGGGGTGTCCATGGAACGATCGATCGCACGTTCACGGTAGGCGCGCGCCCCTTGCGCCCCGCGCTTTCGTCCGGCCATATCACCCGTGTGGGTGAATGACGTGCATCTGGTGCACAGCCGGCCCGCCGGAGCGGCCCGTTCCGCGTGAACCGTGCCGGGTGACACACTGGCGCCATGGACGAACGCGAATTCGGCAGGTCGGGCCAGTGGGCCTCGGTGGTCGGTCTCGGCACCTGGCAGCTGGGCGCCGACTGGGGCGACGTGGACGACAAGGAGGCCCTGTCCGTCCTCGAGACGGCGGCCGAGGCGGGGGTCACCTTCTTCGACACGGCCGACGTGTACGGCGACGGACGCAGCGAGGAGACCATCGCCACCTTCCTGCGCGGACGGCCCGATCTGCATGTGCTGGTGGCCACCAAGATGGGCCGCCGGGCCGAGCAGATCCCCGGGAACTACGTCCTGGACAACTTCCGCGCCTGGAACGACCGCTCGCGCCGCAACCTCGGCGTCGACCGCATCGACCTGGTCCAGTTGCACTGCCCGCCGACCCCCGTCTATTCCTCCGGCGCGGTCTACGACGCGCTGGACACGCTCGTCGAGGAGGAGCGGATCGCCGCGTACGGGGTGAGTGTGGAGACCTGCGCCGAGGCGCTGACCGCGATCGAGCGGCCGAACGTGGCGAGCGTGCAGATCATCCTCAACCCGTTCCGGATGAAGCCCCTGTACGAGGTGCTGCCCGCCGCCCGCGCGGCCGGAGTCGGCATCATCGCGCGCGTGCCGCTCGCCTCCGGCCTGCTGTCCGGGAAGTACACCAAGGACACCGTGTTCGCGGCCGACGACCACCGCACCTTCAACCGGCACGGCGAGGCCTTCGACCAGGGCGAGACCTTCTCCGGCGTCGACTACGGGACCGGGGTCGAGGCCGCCGCCGAGTTCGCCGCGCTCGCCCCCGAGGGGTACACGCCGGCTCAGCTGGCGCTGCGCTGGATCATCGAGCAGGACGGCGTCACGACGGTCATTCCCGGGGCCCGCACCCCGGAGCAGGCCCGGGCCAACGCGGCCGCGGCCAAGCTGCCGCCGCTGACCGAGGAGACCGTCACCGCCGTCCGTAGGCTGTACGAGCGCCGGATCAAGGACCAGGTCGAGCAGCGCTGGTAGCCGTCCGGGCGGCCACCGTTTGAACCAAGCGCCGGGCGGTTACAGGCACCGCATGACGGAGGAAGGACGGCGCAGGGGGCGCGACGAGAGCGAGGAGGAGCGGGCCGACCGGATGTGGGGTGAACTCATCCAGGAGGTCCGGGTCGCCCAGACGGGCGTGCAGATCCTGTTCGGCTTCCTGCTGACCGTCGTCTTCCAGCAGAAGTACGCCACCCTCCCCGGCAGCGATCGGGTCATCTACGTCGTCACCGTCGTCCTGGGCGCCTCCGCGACCGGTGCCCTCATCGGACCGGTGTCACTGCACCGTCTGGTCTCCGGCCGCATGGTCAAGCCCCAGGCGGTGCGGATCGCCTCCTGGATGACCTTCACCGGCCTGCTCCTCCTGCTCGCCACGATGGCCTCGGCGCTGCTGCTGATCCTCCGGGTCGCCACGCACAGCACCGCGGTGTCCTGGCTCGTCGCGGCCGTCGTCGCCTGGTACCTGCTGTGCTGGTACCTCCTGCCGCTGTGGATCCGGCGCCGCCATACGATCCCCCCGGCCGCCCCGGCCGCGCCGCCGCGCAGGGACACCGGCGGCGACGACCGGGGGCAGGGCTAGGCGAAGCAGGTGACGCCGAGCGCGTCCAGACACGGCGCACGCTCAGCCCCGCGGCTGCTCCCCGCGCGCCCCGCGCAGTGCGGTCAGGCAGCTGCCGATGGCCTGCTGGAGTTCCTCCAGACGCTGGACCATGTCGTCCTCGTAGAAGTCCTGAGCGTCGTCGAAGGTCAGCTCCTCGAACGCCTTGGTGGCCTTGTGCAGACTGCTGTAGAACTTGGTCCGCCGCTCCTGCACGCGCAGTTCGGGGTCGGCCTCCACCGCCTCGACCACGAGCGACTTCATGGCGTCGTAGGCCTCGGTGGCCCACTCGCCGCTGTCCTCGCCGTCCTCCAGCTCGTCGATCAGCGACAGATGCCGTTCGGCCTCCTCGCGCAGCTCGGCGGGCGCCTCGACGGTCTGTCCGGCGGGCGTCTTGATCTGCCCGGACTCGGCGATCTGGCGGACGTATCCGATCCGGTCGGCGGCCCGGCTCTCGGTCGCGACGGCCTTCTTCAGATCGTCGGTGCGTACGACGTCACGCGCCAGCTCGGCCTGCAGCTCGGGGTCCTCCCGGACCCGGTCCAGCAGGGCGGCGCGGGCCGCGCGGGCGGTGGCGGGGTCGGCGAGGATCGCGGCACGCAGGGCGGTCGGGTTCTCGGCGACCTCCAGTGCCTTGGTGGGGCGGATGCCCTCCGCCTCGGCGGCCTCGGCGATCGCGGTGCCGCGCTCGGAGGTGGCGCTGTTGCGGGAGACGTAGTAGCCCAACCACACGTCCGCGTCCGGCAGTTCGACGCCCTGGCCCGGTTCGAGGGCCTCGAAGTGCGGGACGAGCCCGTCGTCGGCGGCCCGGTCCCAGGCCTTGTAGTAGCGCATGACCCGCTCCGGGGAGCACTCGGCCAGCTGTGCGAACTCCTTCGCCGACACCTTCGGCGTCTCACCGGCGGCCTGCCCGCCCGGCCGCACGCTGCGCGCCACCAGCAGCGCGAAGGCCCAGCCTCCGGTGCGCGCGTAGACGCCGAACTCACGGGCGTCGCGCGCCACCAGGTCGGACAGCGGCGGCGTGGCCGGGGCGGCCGTCCCGGCCGTCTCGGACGGGTCGATGACCAGGGTCACGGATGACTCTCCTGCGGGATGATCAAGGGGATCGAGCGACTGTGTCCGGGGCCGGGCACAGACCGGAAAGCCTATCGGGACCGAGGGACGGCGCGGGGCGGACGGATCCCGCGCGGCCGCCGTGAACGAGCCGGGGTGCGCCCGCCCCCGGTCCGGCGACACCGTGACGGGCGAGGGCCCGCGGCTCAGCTGCCCGGCCGGTTCTCCGGCGTACGGAACGTGGCCAGGAAGGTCTTCAGCGCCAGCCGGTCGGCCGCCTCGTTCCAGGCCGCGGCCGGGGTGGTGAAGCGCAGCGAGAACCCCCGGTGACCGCCCAGCAGGAAGCCGCGCCCGAACGTGTGCACCCGGGCGGTGCCGGTGCCCGCCAGCCACTCCAGGTCGGCGGCCCGGTGGCCCTGGTACGTGGTGGCCCGTACGGAGCCGACGCGCTGGTAGCCCGGGAGCCGTTCCAGGACCGGTTCGACGTCCTCGTGCCAGACGGCGACCGGGTCCGGGCCCACGCGCTCGCTGTAGGTGACGGCGAGCGTGGGCGAGGCGCCGCCCGCGCCGAAGGTGATGCGGTAGGCGTCCGTGACCCGTGACGTGGTGAGCCGCTTCCAGCCGTCCGGCAGGGCCACGGAGAAGCCCTCCGGGGCGTTGTAGCGGCGATACCCGGCGGGCAGCGCGGCCGGGGCCGTCGCCGAGGCGGTCGGCGTGGGAGTGCGGGTCGCGGCGGGCGGGCCGGCCGGGGCGGCCGAGGAGGCGGGCCGGGTCGGTGCGTGTGCGGTGCCGGTGCCCGGCAGCTGGTGGGTCGCGGCCAGGACCGCGGCGGCGATGACGACCACGGCCAGTGCGGTGCCGGCGATCGCCGCCCGCCTGCCGTGCTCCTGCCCGGCGGGCCGCAGGCTCGGGTACGCGCGGCGCAGCCGGGGCACGGGGGCCGGCTGCCGGTCGGCGTCGGCGTCCTCGTCCAGGGCCCGGGTCAGGGC comes from Streptomyces sp. FXJ1.172 and encodes:
- the melC1 gene encoding apotyrosinase chaperone MelC1 — encoded protein: MPDISRRRALTAAAALAATATAATVVAPAATAADHEHPMPMPQPPGHFDEVYKGRRIQGRPMSGGGHHHEHGGGFEVLVDGVQLHVMRNADGTWISVVSHYAPVATPRAAARAAVDELQGAPLLPFPAN
- a CDS encoding FAD-dependent monooxygenase is translated as MCVKVVCAGGGPAGLYLAILLKRQDPSHDITVHERNPEGSTYGWGVTYWRGLLDRLQEHDPDSAWAIEDASVRWSDGVAHVRDLTTRHRGDEGFGIGRHRLLELLAERARALGVRLEFESELTEPPAGADLVVAADGVHSTLRTRHAEAFGTEIAAGRNHYIWLGTTRVFDAFTFAFTETPHGWIWAYGYGYSGEHSTCVVECSPGTFTGLGLDRADEAEGLVLLEKLFADVLDGHRLIARPGAGWLNFRTLTNRSWRHGNVVLLGDAAHTTHYSIGAGTSLALEDAMCLAGALRTHADLPEALAAYERRRTSELLSAQSAARYSARWYENLPRYIDLPPHRMFALLGQRHSPLLPYVPPQLYYGLDKAAGQLEVLRRLKRWLGPRAARALHARSTARR
- a CDS encoding DUF6328 family protein, producing the protein MTEEGRRRGRDESEEERADRMWGELIQEVRVAQTGVQILFGFLLTVVFQQKYATLPGSDRVIYVVTVVLGASATGALIGPVSLHRLVSGRMVKPQAVRIASWMTFTGLLLLLATMASALLLILRVATHSTAVSWLVAAVVAWYLLCWYLLPLWIRRRHTIPPAAPAAPPRRDTGGDDRGQG
- a CDS encoding lipase family protein → MAVPVTFDQTSSGYSVQRAYWLACAADLAYKDRSVIEDQAAGWGFGQVRHHETRFTPPFPLQDTQAYTMAGDRMIVTAFRGTEPTRIKDWLTDATTPPVAGPGGSGHVHHGFAEALRSVYEDVAAALEGLRTNGQTLYFTGHSLGGALAMLAGARMYLEHPHLAADGIYTFGQPRTCDAALAEAFHQGLGGRTYRFVNNNDIVPQLPPEPVFTHVRALRYIDSKGKLHDSMPMFSALTDRAMGLTADVFAPASDGIRDHFMHNYLTALERNLG
- a CDS encoding aldo/keto reductase — protein: MDEREFGRSGQWASVVGLGTWQLGADWGDVDDKEALSVLETAAEAGVTFFDTADVYGDGRSEETIATFLRGRPDLHVLVATKMGRRAEQIPGNYVLDNFRAWNDRSRRNLGVDRIDLVQLHCPPTPVYSSGAVYDALDTLVEEERIAAYGVSVETCAEALTAIERPNVASVQIILNPFRMKPLYEVLPAARAAGVGIIARVPLASGLLSGKYTKDTVFAADDHRTFNRHGEAFDQGETFSGVDYGTGVEAAAEFAALAPEGYTPAQLALRWIIEQDGVTTVIPGARTPEQARANAAAAKLPPLTEETVTAVRRLYERRIKDQVEQRW
- a CDS encoding TetR/AcrR family transcriptional regulator: MSTVNTPTRPDSHAPGRRDAEVTKAAILKAARHLLARQAHADITLKAVAERAGVSPPLILKYFGNKDALFARVMSFDTDADALLDAPLPGLGRHMARHVLASQRDRGADPLLRIAFAPLHADHGEILRANFRAQVTERLAARLTGPDPGLRAELAVAALVGLGVMYGIARGPHLRRSDVDAVADRYGPLVQAQLTPAG
- a CDS encoding MFS transporter; translation: MDQPAPISQPPGSPAPAPALRDRLTIPVLASGGILMAVMQTVVVPLLPDLPRLTGASAAAVSWTVTATLLSGAVLTPVLGRAGDMYGKKRVLTAALALMTVGSVMCALTSDIGVLIAARALQGAAACVVPLSISILRDELPPERRGSAVALMSSTVGTGAALGLPLAALVVQYADWHTMFWLTSALGAVGVVATWWAVKESPLREPGRFDVVGALGLAAGLVCLLLGVSQGGTWGWGSARITGLFLAAAVVLALWWWQQLRTERPLVDLKLVSRPRVGLSHVAALLTGFAFYANSLVTAQLVQAPKATDYGLGLSIVATGLCLLPGGVTMLLLSPLSARISAARGPRITLALGAAVIACGYTVRIADSRDLWMIIVGATVVSTGTTLAYSALPTLILRAVPAGQTASANGVNVLMRTIGQAVSSAAVAAVLVRHSSPVGGVPVPTLHGYLLAFAMAGAVALAACAAALTIPGDGPTQGTRRAPGAARGARDEALEGA
- a CDS encoding cholesterol oxidase substrate-binding domain-containing protein, yielding MDTPDNSCSMYDSYDSSDNVSRRGVLRTAAALAAVPVLPAAGPAVAAAGLPGFPAEVTPYRSVYRNWAGEITAEGMWACAPSGPEQVLAVVNWARRSGWRVRPRGRSHGWSPLTITEGTTADTRTLLVDTAGGLTGLALESGSAVRAGTGVTLEALLTFLEGHGLGLTATPAPGDLTLGGALAIDAHGTAVPAEGERPPPGTAFGSLSNRVLELTAVVWDADSGAYVLRTFRRAEADCAALLTHLGRAFVTEVVLRVGPDCNLRCVSRTDVPARELFAAPGSGGRTLESFLRRSGRLEAIWFAFTEFPWLKEWSVAPQRPPGSRHVTSPYNYPFSDSVPTLVADLVGRLVAGAGWYLAPEVGNAQLTVARLGLAATDSADLWGPSKNTLLYLRPTTLRVTANGYAVLTSRAAVQRVVHEFTSFYRELLDAYAARGRFPVNGSVEIRMTGLDDPADAGVPGAEAPLLSAVRPSAEHPDWDTAVWLDVLTLPGTPYAEEFLRELERFLLGRYDGRYALARAEWSKGWAYTDDSAWADPEVLGTAVPGTFGRQVWTRAVTTLDRLDPHRVFGNGFLDRLLR